The Trichosurus vulpecula isolate mTriVul1 chromosome 4, mTriVul1.pri, whole genome shotgun sequence genome contains a region encoding:
- the LOC118849011 gene encoding sideroflexin-3-like, translating to MANPKWPGQKTAELPLDINIRDPRWDQNTFVGRARHFFTVTNPLNLLLSDKELYDAQTIVKNYKAGIVTPGLTEDELWKAKYKYDSAFHPDTDQKIYLIGRMSAQAPMNMILCGCMLTFHKSIVSVMFWQWVNQSFNAIVNYSNRNGNVTATERQLGVAYMSATTGAVATALGLKALTGHLPSLVGRFIPLTAVCAANCINIPLMREREIQMGVPVTDDTGHKLGYSSRAAQKGIFQVVISRITMAFPSLTIPPLIMNELEKKDFLKKRPWLSATVQVGLIGILQVIATPLCCALFPQRSSILVKNLEPELRAQIKEKSPNTEVVYFNKGL from the coding sequence GGGACCAGAACACCTTTGTGGGCCGAGCTAGGCATTTCTTCACTGTCACCAACCCCCTGAACCTTCTACTATCTGACAAGGAACTGTATGATGCCCAAACCATTGTGAAAAACTACAAGGCCGGGATCGTGACCCCTGGGCTGACCGAAGATGAGCTATGGAAGGCCAAGTATAAATATGACTCAGCCTTCCACCCTGACACTGACCAGAAGATCTACCTCATTGGCCGAATGTCAGCCCAAGCGCCCATGAATATGATCCTGTGTGGCTGCATGCTCACTTTCCATAAGAGCATTGTATCTGTGATGTTCTGGCAGTGGGTGAACCAGTCCTTCAATGCTATTGTCAACTACTCCAATAGAAACGGAAATGTAACAGCTACCGAGAGGCAGCTGGGAGTAGCTTACATGAGTGCTACCACTGGGGCTGTGGCCACTGCTCTGGGACTCAAAGCCCTCACCGGACATCTACCTAGCCTGGTTGGCCGCTTCATCCCACTAACGGCTGTGTGTGCTGCCAACTGCATCAACATCCCACTGATGCGGGAGAGGGAGATTCAGATGGGAGTCCCCGTGACTGATGACACTGGCCATAAGTTAGGCTATTCTTCAAGGGCAGCTCAGAAGGGCATCTTCCAGGTGGTGATATCCCGGATCACAATGGCTTTCCCTTCTCTGACCATACCTCCTCTAATTATGAATGAATTGGAGAAAAAAGacttcttgaagaaaagaccatGGCTCTCAGCCACTGTGCAGGTGGGGTTGATCGGCATTCTTCAGGTGATTGCCACTCCCCTGTGCTGTGCACTTTTTCCCCAAAGGAGTTCCATTCTAGTGAAAAACCTAGAGCCAGAGCTCAGAGCTCAGATCAAGGAAAAGAGCCCAAACACTGAGGTTGTTTACTTCAACAAGGGACTATGA